In a genomic window of Streptomyces pristinaespiralis:
- a CDS encoding tetratricopeptide repeat protein, giving the protein MSNSNPETHVIDYRAAEQLLAARDPRGAVKLLDSVIAAHPENTAARLLRARAFFLGAQLRPAELEFELVLEREPDNAYAHFALARTFERAGKPEQAKRHFRLAAALDPNPEYLKAARFETE; this is encoded by the coding sequence GTGTCGAACAGCAACCCGGAAACGCATGTCATCGACTATCGCGCTGCCGAGCAGCTGCTGGCCGCGCGGGACCCGCGCGGGGCCGTCAAGCTGCTCGACTCGGTGATCGCGGCCCACCCGGAGAACACGGCGGCCCGTCTGCTGCGCGCACGAGCTTTCTTCCTCGGCGCCCAACTGCGTCCGGCGGAGCTCGAATTCGAGCTCGTCCTCGAGCGTGAGCCGGACAACGCGTATGCCCACTTCGCCCTCGCCCGGACCTTCGAGCGGGCGGGCAAGCCGGAGCAGGCCAAGCGTCACTTCCGGCTGGCGGCGGCCCTCGACCCGAACCCCGAGTATCTGAAGGCCGCGCGCTTCGAAACCGAGTGA
- a CDS encoding DUF6343 family protein, which yields MRTGSEPVTARSPLRMRFWLGMWGLIWTVGGTIAFAWVGRTGWAIACGVLFLVVAVDLIMVVRHIRQGPHYQPGRDIPPYDPPYDPDRR from the coding sequence ATGCGTACTGGGAGCGAACCCGTCACCGCGCGCAGTCCTCTGCGGATGCGCTTCTGGCTCGGCATGTGGGGGCTCATCTGGACGGTCGGCGGCACGATCGCCTTCGCGTGGGTGGGGCGCACAGGCTGGGCCATCGCGTGCGGGGTGCTCTTCCTCGTCGTGGCCGTCGATCTGATCATGGTCGTGCGGCACATCCGGCAGGGGCCCCACTACCAGCCGGGTCGCGACATCCCGCCGTACGATCCACCCTACGATCCCGACCGCCGCTGA
- a CDS encoding DoxX family protein codes for MSTGTPSTSAASLPSASAASAASAASAASVGTAAAAGPDRRTHLAVRTLQIVLALFFAVASAGPKLVGHSSAAESFDRIGYGDWYMYLVGGLELAGAVALVIPILSGISALALMGLMIGAFATQLTVFDGKNALTPVIFFALLAVVAVVRRRHNAELVAFVRDRV; via the coding sequence ATGTCCACCGGCACTCCCAGCACGTCCGCCGCCTCCCTCCCGTCCGCTTCCGCCGCTTCCGCCGCTTCCGCCGCTTCCGCCGCTTCCGTCGGTACGGCGGCCGCAGCAGGCCCGGATAGGCGCACCCACCTCGCCGTACGCACGCTGCAGATCGTGCTCGCGCTCTTCTTCGCGGTGGCGAGCGCCGGCCCCAAGCTCGTGGGGCATTCCTCCGCGGCGGAATCGTTCGACAGAATCGGCTACGGCGACTGGTACATGTACCTGGTGGGCGGACTGGAACTGGCCGGCGCGGTGGCCCTGGTGATCCCGATCCTGTCCGGGATCTCGGCCCTTGCCCTGATGGGACTGATGATCGGCGCCTTTGCCACTCAGCTGACCGTGTTCGACGGGAAGAACGCCCTCACACCGGTCATCTTCTTCGCGCTGCTCGCCGTCGTCGCGGTTGTCCGCCGCCGTCACAACGCCGAACTCGTCGCCTTCGTGCGCGATCGCGTCTGA
- a CDS encoding slipin family protein encodes MIEELAVAGVTVATGLVAYAMAAARVVKQYERGVVFRLGRLHGDVRRPGFTMIVPAVDRIRKVNMQIVTMPVPAQEGITRDNVTVRVDAVVYFRVIDAANAVIEVEDYRFAVSQMAQTSLRSIIGKSDLDDLLSNREKLNQGLELMIDSPAVGWGVQIDRVEIKDVSLPETMKRSMARQAEADRERRARVINADAELQASKKLAQAAGEMSKQPAALQLRLLQTVVAVAAEKNSTLVLPFPVELLRFLERAAPQPGEPAEQGRQGEVAGADAAPSPEVEAAAGEAGLPLAAGIGEDAAAAGSLPADEVPPMVTGGGEDAVEEDASPTGSSRVGDVPPMVAGPGAVS; translated from the coding sequence ATGATCGAGGAGCTGGCGGTGGCCGGCGTGACAGTGGCGACGGGGCTCGTGGCCTACGCGATGGCCGCAGCGCGGGTCGTCAAGCAGTACGAGCGTGGTGTGGTCTTCCGGCTGGGGCGTCTGCACGGCGACGTGAGGCGCCCGGGATTCACCATGATCGTTCCGGCGGTCGACCGGATACGCAAGGTCAACATGCAGATAGTGACCATGCCCGTGCCGGCCCAGGAAGGCATCACCCGGGACAACGTCACGGTCCGCGTCGACGCGGTCGTCTACTTCCGGGTGATCGACGCGGCCAACGCGGTCATCGAGGTCGAGGACTACCGCTTCGCCGTCTCCCAGATGGCACAGACCTCGCTGCGTTCCATCATCGGCAAGAGTGACCTGGACGATCTGCTCTCCAACCGCGAGAAGCTCAACCAGGGTCTCGAGCTGATGATCGACAGCCCTGCGGTCGGCTGGGGCGTCCAGATCGACCGTGTCGAGATCAAGGACGTCTCGCTGCCCGAGACCATGAAGCGTTCGATGGCACGTCAGGCCGAGGCGGACCGGGAGCGGAGGGCCCGCGTCATCAACGCGGACGCCGAACTCCAGGCGTCGAAGAAGCTGGCTCAGGCGGCGGGCGAGATGTCCAAGCAGCCCGCGGCGCTCCAGCTCCGGCTGCTGCAGACGGTGGTGGCGGTGGCGGCGGAGAAGAATTCCACGCTGGTGCTGCCGTTCCCCGTGGAGCTGCTGCGGTTCCTGGAACGGGCCGCGCCACAGCCGGGCGAACCGGCCGAGCAGGGCCGGCAGGGCGAGGTGGCCGGCGCGGACGCTGCGCCTTCGCCCGAGGTGGAGGCCGCGGCGGGTGAAGCCGGTCTGCCCTTGGCGGCCGGAATCGGGGAGGACGCCGCTGCGGCGGGTTCGCTGCCGGCCGACGAAGTCCCGCCGATGGTGACCGGAGGCGGTGAGGACGCTGTGGAGGAGGATGCTTCGCCGACCGGTTCCTCGCGGGTCGGCGACGTGCCGCCCATGGTGGCGGGACCGGGCGCGGTCTCCTGA
- a CDS encoding DEAD/DEAH box helicase, whose amino-acid sequence MSSDTRAVTDTGTAALRAVAAVFLPAALPREGRVAFWDPRGRALPGADSEITVVRPDEGDTDGADVRSATVPAVVMTVADAAPLLIAARHDPAAHPAAACWGAAVLHALHLVARGRLLPGLTSSDHDAWRAGPLDADDIAQLRAIAAAMPYEAHAVPADGPPPLRLPEPEALVRALFDAVADSLPRTPAAEFAAGAPFAAAAPQHLPGAREWAAEAAAGMDAGVRVSLRLDLSAYEFFDTTPDGGAAERNAAAALVQVHSLADPTLVMDAARLWAGAGDEHFGPRARIDTVLALRRAARAWQPLARLLERDVPDVLPLREDELYELLGPGAARLDAAGVAVHWPKELARTLTAAAVVRSAPGSATDGTPFFDSEQLLTFDWQLALEGDPLTEREMDALAESHRPIVRLRDRWVVVDPDLVRKARKRELGLLEPVDALAVALTGTAEVDGETVEAVPTGALAALRDRLTAATAPVDAPEGLRATLRDYQLRGLAWLDLMTSLGLGGCLADDMGLGKTVTVIALHLRRARTAPTLVVCPASLLGNWQREITRFAPDVPVRRFHGAGRTLETPDGGFVLTTYGTMRSSAERLASHDWGMVVADEAQHVKNPFSATAKALRTIPTPARVALTGTPVENNLSELWALLDWTTPGLLGPLKAFRSRHARLVENGEDDDAVERLARLVRPFLLRRKKSDPGIVPELPPKTESDHPVPLTREQASLYEAVVRETMAAIEAAEGIARRGLVMKLLTALKQICNHPAQFLKESGGGRGAGAWSEGDSRSGARSGSGGASVRLAGRSGKLALLDELLETILSEDGSVLVFTQYVSMARLLSAHLTSRAIPSQLLHGGTPITERERMVDRFQSGEVPVFILSLKAAGTGLNLTRAGHVIHYDRWWNPAVEEQATDRAYRIGQTQPVQVHRLVTEGTVEDRIAEMLASKRALADAVLGSGEAALTELTDRELADLVSLRRPA is encoded by the coding sequence ATGAGCTCGGACACCAGGGCGGTCACGGATACGGGCACGGCAGCCCTCCGCGCCGTTGCAGCCGTCTTCCTGCCCGCCGCGCTGCCGCGCGAGGGCCGTGTCGCGTTCTGGGACCCGCGGGGCCGGGCACTGCCCGGAGCGGACAGCGAGATCACGGTCGTCCGCCCGGACGAGGGCGACACGGACGGCGCCGACGTCCGCAGCGCCACCGTTCCCGCCGTCGTCATGACCGTCGCGGACGCCGCCCCGCTGCTGATCGCCGCCCGGCACGACCCGGCCGCCCACCCGGCTGCCGCCTGCTGGGGCGCGGCCGTGCTGCATGCCCTCCACCTCGTCGCCCGGGGCAGGCTGCTGCCGGGACTCACCTCCTCCGACCACGACGCCTGGCGTGCCGGGCCGCTGGACGCCGACGACATCGCGCAGCTCAGGGCCATCGCCGCCGCCATGCCGTACGAGGCGCACGCCGTCCCCGCCGACGGCCCGCCACCGCTGCGGCTGCCCGAGCCCGAGGCTCTGGTGCGGGCCCTCTTCGATGCCGTTGCCGACAGCCTCCCGCGCACGCCGGCCGCCGAGTTCGCGGCGGGCGCGCCGTTCGCGGCGGCCGCGCCGCAGCATCTGCCCGGTGCGCGCGAGTGGGCCGCCGAGGCAGCCGCCGGGATGGACGCGGGCGTCCGGGTCTCCCTGCGTCTCGACCTGTCCGCCTACGAGTTCTTCGACACCACCCCGGACGGCGGCGCCGCCGAGCGCAACGCGGCGGCCGCTCTCGTCCAGGTGCACAGCCTCGCCGACCCGACTCTCGTCATGGACGCGGCAAGGCTTTGGGCGGGGGCGGGCGACGAGCACTTCGGGCCGCGGGCCAGGATCGACACCGTGCTGGCGCTGCGCCGCGCAGCCCGTGCCTGGCAGCCGCTCGCCCGGCTGCTGGAACGGGACGTGCCGGACGTGCTGCCGCTGAGGGAGGACGAGCTGTACGAGTTGCTCGGCCCCGGCGCGGCCCGCCTGGATGCGGCGGGGGTGGCCGTGCACTGGCCGAAAGAGCTCGCGCGCACGCTCACGGCCGCTGCCGTCGTGCGCTCCGCGCCCGGCTCCGCCACCGACGGCACCCCCTTCTTCGACAGCGAGCAACTGCTCACCTTCGACTGGCAGCTGGCGCTCGAGGGCGATCCGTTGACGGAGCGCGAGATGGACGCGCTGGCCGAGTCGCACCGCCCCATCGTGCGGCTGCGTGACCGGTGGGTCGTCGTCGACCCCGACCTCGTGCGCAAGGCACGCAAGAGGGAGCTCGGCCTGCTGGAGCCGGTCGACGCGCTGGCGGTGGCGCTGACCGGCACGGCCGAGGTCGACGGGGAGACGGTGGAGGCCGTGCCCACGGGCGCGCTGGCCGCCCTCCGTGACCGTCTCACCGCCGCGACAGCCCCCGTCGACGCACCCGAAGGTCTTCGCGCGACCTTGCGTGACTATCAGCTGCGGGGCCTCGCCTGGCTGGATCTCATGACCTCGCTCGGCCTCGGGGGCTGCCTCGCCGACGACATGGGACTGGGCAAGACCGTCACCGTGATCGCCCTGCATCTGCGCCGGGCGCGCACCGCGCCGACGCTCGTCGTCTGCCCGGCGTCGCTGCTCGGCAACTGGCAGCGGGAGATCACCCGCTTCGCCCCTGACGTCCCCGTCCGGCGGTTCCACGGCGCCGGCCGCACCCTCGAGACGCCGGACGGCGGCTTCGTCCTGACCACGTACGGCACGATGCGCAGCAGTGCTGAGCGACTGGCCTCGCACGACTGGGGAATGGTGGTGGCCGACGAGGCCCAGCACGTGAAGAACCCCTTCTCGGCGACCGCCAAGGCGCTGCGCACGATCCCCACCCCCGCCCGTGTCGCCCTGACCGGCACCCCCGTCGAGAACAACCTCTCCGAGCTGTGGGCGCTGCTGGACTGGACGACCCCGGGGCTCCTCGGTCCGCTCAAGGCCTTCCGCTCCCGCCACGCCCGCCTCGTGGAGAACGGCGAGGACGACGACGCCGTGGAGCGGCTCGCCCGGCTCGTCCGCCCGTTCCTGCTGCGCCGTAAGAAGTCCGACCCGGGCATCGTGCCCGAGCTGCCCCCGAAGACGGAGTCGGACCATCCGGTGCCGCTCACCCGTGAGCAGGCCTCCCTCTACGAGGCCGTGGTGCGGGAGACGATGGCGGCGATCGAGGCCGCGGAGGGCATCGCTCGCCGTGGCCTGGTGATGAAGCTGCTCACGGCCCTCAAGCAGATCTGCAACCACCCCGCCCAGTTCCTCAAAGAGTCCGGCGGCGGCCGGGGCGCCGGGGCCTGGAGCGAGGGAGACTCCCGGAGCGGCGCCCGTTCCGGGAGCGGTGGCGCTTCCGTCCGGCTGGCCGGCCGCTCGGGGAAGCTCGCGCTCCTCGACGAACTGCTGGAGACGATCCTGTCGGAGGACGGCTCCGTCCTCGTCTTCACGCAGTACGTCTCCATGGCCCGCCTGCTCTCCGCGCACCTCACCTCCCGCGCGATCCCCAGTCAGTTGCTCCACGGCGGGACGCCGATCACCGAGCGCGAGCGCATGGTCGACCGGTTCCAGTCGGGCGAGGTTCCGGTGTTCATCCTGTCGCTCAAGGCCGCGGGCACCGGGCTGAACCTCACCCGGGCCGGCCATGTGATCCACTACGACCGCTGGTGGAACCCGGCCGTGGAGGAGCAGGCGACCGACCGCGCCTACCGCATCGGCCAGACGCAGCCCGTGCAGGTCCACCGGCTCGTCACCGAGGGCACGGTCGAGGACCGCATCGCGGAGATGCTCGCCTCCAAGCGCGCACTGGCGGACGCGGTGCTGGGATCCGGAGAAGCGGCGCTGACCGAGCTCACCGACCGTGAACTGGCCGACCTCGTCTCCCTGCGGAGGCCCGCATGA
- a CDS encoding SWIM zinc finger family protein, giving the protein MTPRAHGGPRSRPAAPSGSHDDQRRTFPPIEPLAGEEAATTWWGNAWVEALEDTALDPARLVRGRAYAARGNVAAITVTPGKVMAYVQGSRPRPYRTEIRLRTLGDDDWDDFLAAAAARPDHMAALLDKDVPQTLAAAVELPPTPGDLIPDCSCPDDGYPCKHAAALCYQTARLLDEDPFVLFLMRGRGEREILAALSRRNAARSAAEHTAAAAAAPQATVPASEAVAPGAVLPPLPPPFPAPRRAGRPPAYPHAPGAPDPLALDLLACEAAARAHTLLTTGRDPVAALNRWEDAVRLAAAHPGSGLTASTRALYRDLAAAADRTPTDLARAVAAWRQGGPAALSVLEEPWDPPAGPFDRARPALAAADFPGFRPWRNQLSTRSLQLRLGRDGLWYGYESDPDREDWWPRGTPDTDPVGALAALLGR; this is encoded by the coding sequence ATGACCCCCCGCGCGCACGGTGGCCCCCGCTCCCGGCCGGCAGCGCCGTCCGGCTCCCACGACGACCAGCGCCGTACGTTCCCCCCGATCGAGCCGCTCGCCGGCGAAGAGGCGGCCACGACATGGTGGGGCAACGCCTGGGTGGAGGCGCTCGAGGACACCGCCCTCGACCCCGCCCGCCTGGTGCGCGGCCGTGCCTATGCCGCCCGCGGCAACGTCGCCGCGATCACGGTGACGCCCGGCAAGGTCATGGCGTACGTGCAGGGCAGCCGGCCCCGTCCGTACCGCACGGAGATCCGCCTGCGTACGCTCGGCGACGACGACTGGGACGACTTCCTCGCCGCGGCGGCGGCCCGGCCCGACCACATGGCGGCCCTGCTCGACAAGGACGTTCCCCAGACGCTGGCGGCCGCCGTCGAGCTGCCGCCGACGCCCGGGGACCTGATCCCCGACTGCTCCTGCCCGGACGACGGCTACCCCTGCAAGCACGCCGCCGCGCTCTGCTACCAGACCGCCAGGCTGCTGGACGAGGACCCGTTCGTGCTGTTCCTGATGCGCGGCCGCGGCGAACGGGAGATCCTCGCGGCGCTCTCCCGCCGCAACGCCGCCCGTTCGGCGGCCGAGCACACCGCGGCCGCGGCCGCCGCCCCGCAGGCCACCGTGCCCGCGAGCGAGGCGGTCGCCCCCGGCGCCGTACTGCCGCCCCTGCCGCCGCCCTTCCCGGCACCGCGACGTGCGGGCCGTCCTCCGGCCTATCCGCACGCGCCCGGAGCTCCCGACCCGCTCGCCCTGGACCTGCTGGCCTGCGAGGCGGCCGCCCGCGCCCACACCCTCCTGACCACCGGTCGCGACCCCGTCGCAGCGCTGAACCGGTGGGAGGACGCCGTCCGGCTGGCCGCCGCCCATCCCGGCTCCGGACTGACCGCCTCCACCCGCGCCCTCTACCGCGACCTCGCCGCGGCGGCCGACCGCACGCCCACCGACCTGGCACGCGCCGTCGCCGCGTGGCGGCAGGGCGGTCCGGCGGCCCTCTCCGTGCTGGAGGAACCGTGGGATCCGCCCGCCGGCCCCTTCGACCGGGCGCGCCCTGCCCTGGCCGCCGCGGACTTCCCCGGCTTCAGACCCTGGCGCAATCAGCTCTCCACGCGCTCTCTCCAGCTGAGGCTCGGCCGTGACGGCCTCTGGTACGGGTACGAGTCGGACCCGGACCGCGAGGACTGGTGGCCGCGCGGAACGCCCGACACCGACCCCGTCGGAGCGCTCGCCGCGCTCCTCGGCAGGTGA